From a single Rosa rugosa chromosome 7, drRosRugo1.1, whole genome shotgun sequence genomic region:
- the LOC133721004 gene encoding FRIGIDA-like protein 5, with product MLFSIVHSLSLHEVMEGYHAYGIRKDISCVWNKEGYHAYGILCLWNIMPLEFAVTIEGEYDSYRFHPNIFTTLSPPNKYLQNERIVSLPSIAKTEGPKSFGARFAATLSSPNNAEGPESSLARNEATLSPPNKYLQNERIVSLPSIAKAEGPKSFGARFAATLSSPNNAEGPESSLARNAATLSSPNNALQKNLLVTLKSSSDPAKLVLDSMQGSLTYYWRNGDVSSKEKVVSGNITLLKILMGLSTPVGPHLKENATNLASQWKEKLRADTEDSLESLGYLLFIAMYGLLGTLHEDEIVMLLRRVSQHKRSLELCQTHGFADYVPDFIQKLIERKLLMVAVRSIYAFKLFDKLPPVPLLKEHVDDVMMCSEVIYRSQIIPDEKDKALDGKIADLRAAIQCIKDYNLESEYPSKTVELQIVQLDEMRKAKWRSLEPSLVPKVEQEERKRKKPCSSSSASKLQPGKVLKIKFVFSGSRP from the exons ATGTTATTTTCCATTGTTCATAGTCTTTCGCTGCATGAGGTGATG GAAGGATATCATGCTTATGGAATAAGGAAGGATATATCATGCGTATGGAATAAGGAAGGATATCATGCTTATGGAATATTATGCTTATGGAATATCATGCCTTTGGAATTTGCTGTAACGATTGAGGGGGAGTATGATTCGTATAGG TTTCATCCCAATATTTTCACAACTCTTTCTCCTCCGaataaatatttacagaatGAAAGGATTGTTTCTCTTCCTTCCATTGCCAAGACTGAGGGACCCAAATCTTTTGGGGCCAGATTTGCAGCAACTCTTTCTTCACCAAATAATGCTGAGGGACCAGAATCTTCGCTGGCTAGAAATGAAGCAACTCTTTCTCCTCCGaataaatatttacagaatGAAAGGATTGTTTCTCTTCCTTCCATTGCCAAGGCTGAGGGACCCAAATCTTTTGGGGCTAGATTTGCAGCAACTCTTTCTTCACCAAATAATGCTGAGGGACCAGAATCTTCTCTTGCTAGAAATGCAGCAACTCTATCTTCACCGAATAATGCTTTACAGAAAAATCTGTTGGTCACTCTTAAATCATCATCAGACCCTGCAAAACTTGTGTTGGATTCGATGCAAGGGTCTTTGACGTATTACTGGAGAAATGGAGATGTTAGTTCCAAAGAAAAGGTTGTATCTGGTAACATTACTCTATTGAAGATTCTAATGGGACTATCAACACCTGTTGGACCTCATCTGAAAGAAAATGCAACAAATCTAGCATCCCAGTGGAAAGAAAAGTTGAGAGCTGATACTGAAGATTCATTGGAGAGTTTGGGATATTTGCTGTTTATAGCTATGTATGGATTGCTTGGAACCTTACATGAAGATGAGATTGTAATGCTTCTTAGAAGGGTTTCGCAGCATAAGCGGTCTCTGGAGTTATGTCAGACACATGGTTTTGCAGATTATGTCCCTG ATTTTATACAGAAGCTTATTGAAAGGAAGCTACTGATGGTGGCTGTTAGATCTATTTATGCCTTCAAATTATTTGACAAGCTCCCCCCAGTGCCACTCTTAAAAGAACATGTGGATGATGTAATGATGTGTTCCGAAGTAATTTACAGGTCACAGATTATACCTGATGAAAAG GATAAGGCTCTGGATGGTAAAATAGCTGATCTCAGAGCTGCCATTCAATGCATCAAAGATTACAACCTCGAGTCTGAATACCCGTCCAAGACTGTTGAATTGCAAATAGTTCAGCTTGATGAAATGCGCAAGGCAAAATGGAGAAGTTTGGAACCATCTCTGGTACCCAAAGTTGaacaagaagagagaaaaaggaagaagcCTTGTAGTAGCTCTTCTGCCTCAAAGTTACAACCAGGAAAGGTGCTAAAAATAAAATTCGTCTTCAGTGGTTCGAGACCTTAA
- the LOC133722193 gene encoding uncharacterized protein LOC133722193 — translation MEETAPVTAKDSDLKRQRSFGKAYKTFQTQATSLVGLARQFKELQARWGSTEDELRKRFREVRDREREVVVREKQLEEKEAKWKQVEMEAQKKEVESSKYHLLFLRPLISKHVQELDDLKVMVSEKKKERDLIEKRGLEWTERLNSVEKCVEEKTKELESKEEEVRGVEGRLRISREEIELKERELSGILETIEECKRECGLKEEEIEAKRRYIDEWEKEMDLKREELVDQLDAMKILVREKGKECELIENRVLESSTRSYYFGKCVEERRKEFEAKEKELKEVQGCIELKERELDGILKSIQEHTKECDLKGKQVKALEWSIEKCEKEMELKREEWSRKLELKEMELERLFEKFELRGQQLEPIVEELRGIDKRVDGCLNEGLCEERYLQTCEKLIQERERCLDSVSHELKMKERHIEEEAKELELKKIQFYSQVKTQQLEREKHFASLKKWLEQQDQSLYALQKSIEEVKKLSERRLEQQGGVIELKQKLFDSQLLEREEQLGSIGKSIEECDKQFNGVQKLVREQKKHLDSLSHTLHIRETQAEKQVKELELNLKHSDFEVSTKQLELTPAADDMIIPHSVSDQPNINRDDRSFEVIPGIIRNLIERKQLLKAVTYICTFKQIDKFPPVPLLKEFVEDAKKSCTELIFSKEISHDVKEKVVDDLIADLRAVIQCIEDHSLESQYPPTDFSILIQGLGELKENPKLVLSLPSNVEKQEQRKGRKRSSSSAPSTSHTYQLRKRT, via the exons ATGGAAGAGACAGCTCCGGTGACGGCGAAAGACTCGGACTTGAAGCGGCAGAGAAGCTTCGGCAAAGCGTACAAGACCTTCCAAACGCAGGCGACTTCGCTCGTCGGGTTGGCCCGGCAGTTCAAGGAGCTCCAGGCGCGGTGGGGGTCCACGGAGGACGAGCTCCGGAAGCGGTTCCGGGAAGTCCGGGACCGGGAAAGGGAGGTCGTCGTGAGAGAGAAGCAGTTGGAGGAGAAAGAGGCGAAGTGGAAGCAGGTCGAGATGGAAGCGCAGAAGAAAGAGGTGGAATCGAGTAAGTACCACTTGCTTTTCCTGAGGCCATTGATCAGTAAACATGTTCAAGAGCTTGATGATTTGAAAGTGATGGTGagtgagaagaagaaagagcgtGATTTGATCGAAAAAAGGGGTTTAGAGTGGACTGAGAGATTGAATTCTGTTGAGAAATGTGTGGAGGAGAAGACGAAAGAGCTCGAGTCGAAGGAGGAGGAAGTGAGAGGGGTGGAAGGGAGGTTGAGGATTTCTAGGGAGGAGATTGAGTTGAAGGAGAGGGAGTTGAGTGGGATTTTGGAGACAATTGAGGAGTGCAAGAGAGAATGTggtttgaaagaagaggaaattgAAGCGAAACGAAGGTACATCGATGAATGGGAGAAGGAGATGGATTTGAAGAGAGAGGAACTTGTTGATCAGCTTGATGCTATGAAAATACTAGTTAGAGAGAAGGGGAAGGAGTGCGAGTTGATCGAAAATCGGGTTTTGGAGTCATCAACGAGATCGTATTATTTTGGGAAATGTGTAGAAGAGAGGAGGAAAGAGTTTGAGGCTAAGGAAAAGGAACTGAAAGAGGTTCAGGGGTGTATTGAGTTGAAGGAGAGGGAATTAGATGGGATTTTGAAGTCGATTCAGGAGCACACGAAAGAATGTGATTTGAAAGGAAAGCAAGTTAAGGCATTGGAGTGGTCCATTGAGAAATGTGAAAAAGAGATGGAATTGAAAAGGGAGGAGTGGTCTCGTAAGCTTGAGTTGAAGGAGATGGAACTAGAAAGGTTGTTTGAGAAGTTTGAGTTGAGAGGGCAACAACTTGAGCCGATAGTTGAAGAGCTTCGTGGTATTGATAAGAGGGTGGATGGATGCTTAAACGAGGGTCTGTGTGAAGAGAGGTACTTGCAGACATGTGAAAAATTGATACAAGAACGCGAAAGGTGTTTGGATTCAGTGTCCCATGAACTTAAGATGAAAGAGAGGCACATTGAAGAGGAGGCCAAAGAGCTTGAATTGAAAAAAATACAATTTTATTCTCAAGTGAAGACTCAGCAGTTGGAAAGAGAAAAGCATTTTGCTTCACTTAAAAAATGGTTAGAACAACAAGATCAGTCTTTATATGCACTCCAAAAGTCGATAGAAGAGGTCAAAAAGCTTTCAGAGAGGCGACTTGAACAGCAGGGTGGAGTGATTGAGTTGAAACAAAAACTATTTGATTCTCAGCTATTGGAAAGAGAAGAGCAACTTGGTTCAATTGGAAAGTCAATAGAAGAATGTGATAAGCAGTTCAACGGAGTTCAAAAGTTGGTTCGAGAGCAGAAAAAGCATTTGGATTCACTGTCCCATACACTCCATATAAGAGAGACGCAAGCTGAAAAGCAGGTCAAAGAGCTTGAGTTGAACTTAAAACATTCTGATTTTGAAGTGAGTACTAAGCAGTTGGAACTTACCCCTGCCGCTGATGATATGATTATTCCTCACTCTGTAAGTGATCAACCCAACATCAATAGGGATGATAGAAGCTTCGAGGTGATCCCTG GTATTATTCGGAATCTTATCGAAAGAAAGCAGCTGCTTAAGGCTGTTACATATATCTGCACCTTCAAGCAAATTGACAAGTTTCCCCCAGTACCACTCTTGAAAGAATTTGTGGAGGATGCAAAGAAGTCTTGCACTGAATTAATCTTCAGTAAAGAGATATCACATGATGTAAAG GAGAAGGTTGTAGATGACCTAATAGCTGATCTAAGAGCTGTGATTCAGTGCATTGAAGATCACAGCCTCGAGTCGCAGTACCCACCAACTGACTTTAGCATCCTAATTCAAGGGCTTGGGGAACTAAAGGAGAATCCGAAGCTGGTGCTATCTCTTCCGTCCAATGTTGAAAAACAAGAGCAAAGAAAAGGAAGGAAACGAAGTTCCAGCAGTGCTCCCTCCACATCTCACACATATCAGCTGCGTAAAAGAACATAA
- the LOC133721762 gene encoding uncharacterized protein LOC133721762, translating to MEKTTVDYKLKEYETRFRKKLETFQSQAASLVHLTKQYKELQARFDSAQNDLRTRFRELKDRENQIGVKEKEAEQSSKSQLLSLKSLIKKHVDELDALSERVREKREVTESRVSERTSELSWVERCVFEKRRECDLKQRCIDECEKEMELKREMIEDMDLRAKESMEEWRCRLELKERELEGLFDKFELRGQELFEPNIVEEIRVIDKRVEECINEVEIKETCLERLEKSIEEREKSVDLVSHELKMKEGELEEKAKEFEMFASQVKTEQLEREEHFASLEKSMEERGKNLDALEKSIQERERYLGLVSHELKMKEGKLEEKAKEFELFASQSKTEQLEKEKHFASLEKSMEEQEKTLDALEKSIQGREKSLDSVSHELKMKEGQLEDQAKEFEMFASQSKTEQLEREKHFASLEKSMEEQEKTLDALEKSIQGRERYLDSVSHELKMKEGQLEEQAKEFELFASQSKTEQLEREKHFASLEKSMEEREKTLDALEKSIQEREKSLDSVSHELKMKEGQLEDQAKEFEMFASQVKTEQLEREENFASLEKSMEEREKTMDALEKSIQKRERYLGLVSHELKMKEGQLEEQAKEFELFASQSKTEQLEREKHFASLEKSMEEREKTLDALEKSIQEREKSLDSVSHELKMKEGQLEEEAKEFEMFASQVKTEQLEREEHFASLEKSMEEREKTMDALEKSIQEREKSLDSVSYELKMKEGKLEEEAKEFEMFASQVKTEQLEKEKHFASVEKSMDERGKNLDALEKSIQERERYLGLVSHELKMKEGKLEEKAKEFELFASQSKTEQLEKEKHFASLEKSMEEQEKTLDALEKSIQGREKSLDSVSHELKMKEGQLEEQAKEFKLKQIAFASQVKTEMLEREEHFASLEKSIQEREKTLDSLKKSFQESKEHLERQLEEQGRELQSKQKLFDSQQVEREKQHDIFEKSLGERKKQFNVFQKSVQEQKEHLDSLSHRLQMKNRQLEKQGKELELKLKQHESQVKADQLALTPTANNMIIPFMSDQPSISTDGRSLQLLIDENLNKAELVGGELSALLDADEILKLLGMISQHKQTIQLCDLCQTLGFEDKIPDIIWNLIERKQLIEAVRFICTFKLNDEFPPAPLLIEFVEDAKKCCSEMLSEVKSHDEKEKFVDDRIADLRAVVQCIEDHGLESQYHSIDILMDIQGLQKLKENGKLVLSLPPSVEKQEQRKGRKQSSSSLPSTSHTYQLRKRT from the exons ATGGAGAAGACGACTGTGGATTATAAGCTGAAAGAATACGAGACCCGTTTCCGCAAAAAGTTGGAGACATTTCAATCCCAGGCGGCCTCCCTCGTCCACCTGACCAAGCAATACAAGGAGCTCCAGGCCCGGTTCGACTCCGCCCAGAACGACCTCCGGACCCGGTTCCGGGAGCTCAAGGACCGGGAGAACCAAATCGGAGTCAAAGAGAAGGAGGCCGAACAATCGAGTAAGAGCCAATTGCTTTCCTTGAAATCTTTGATTAAGAAACACGTTGATGAGCTTGATGCGTTGAGCGAGAGGGTTAGGGAGAAGAGGGAGGTGACCGAAAGCCGGGTTTCGGAGAGGACGAGTGAGTTGAGTTGGGTTGAGAGATGCGTGTTTGAGAAGAGGAGAGAGTGTGATCTGAAACAAAGGTGCATTGATGAGTGTGAGAAAGAGATGGAATTGAAAAGGGAGATGATAGAGGACATGGATTTGAGAGCGAAAGAGTCAATGGAGGAGTGGCGTTGTAGGCTTGAATTGAAAGAGAGGGAGCTAGAAGGGTTGTTTGACAAGTTTGAATTGAGAGGGCAAGAGTTATTTGAGCCAAATATTGTTGAGGAGATTCGTGTTATTGATAAAAGGGTGGAGGAGTGCATCAATGAGGTTGAGATTAAAGAGACGTGTTTGGAGAGACTTGAGAAATCAATAGAGGAACGCGAAAAGTCTGTGGATTTAGTCTCCCATGAACTGAAGATGAAAGAGGGGGAACTTGAAGAGAAGGCTAAAGAGTTTGAAATGTTTGCTTCTCAAGTGAAGACTGAGCAGTTGGAAAGAGAAGAGCATTTTGCTTCACTTGAAAAATCGATGGAAGAACGGGGAAAGAACTTAGATGCACTTGAAAAATCGATACAAGAGCGCGAAAGGTATTTGGGTTTAGTTTCCCATGAACTGAAGATGAAAGAGGGGAAACTTGAAGAGAAGGCTAAGGAGTTTGAATTGTTTGCTTCTCAATCGAAGACTGAGCAGCTGGAAAAAGAAAAGCACTTTGCTTCACTTGAAAAATCGATGGAAGAACAAGAGAAGACCTTGGATGCACTTGAAAAATCGATACAAGGGCGTGAAAAGTCTTTGGATTCAGTCTCCCATGAACTGAAGATGAAAGAGGGGCAGCTTGAAGACCAAGCCAAAGAGTTTGAAATGTTTGCTTCTCAATCGAAGACTGAGCAGCTGGAAAGAGAAAAGCACTTTGCTTCACTTGAAAAATCGATGGAAGAACAAGAGAAGACCTTGGATGCACTTGAAAAATCGATACAAGGGCGCGAAAGGTATTTGGATTCAGTCTCCCATGAACTGAAGATGAAAGAGGGGCAGCTTGAAGAGCAAGCCAAAGAGTTTGAATTGTTTGCTTCTCAATCGAAGACTGAGCAGCTGGAAAGAGAAAAGCACTTTGCTTCACTTGAAAAATCGATGGAAGAACGAGAGAAGACCTTGGATGCACTTGAAAAATCGATACAAGAGCGCGAAAAGTCTTTGGATTCAGTCTCCCATGAACTGAAGATGAAAGAGGGGCAGCTTGAAGACCAAGCCAAAGAGTTTGAAATGTTTGCTTCTCAAGTGAAGACTGAGCAGTTGGAAAGAGAAGAGAATTTTGCTTCACTTGAAAAATCGATGGAAGAACGAGAGAAGACAATGGATGCACTTGAAAAATCGATACAAAAGCGCGAAAGGTATTTGGGTTTAGTTTCCCATGAACTGAAGATGAAAGAGGGGCAGCTTGAAGAGCAAGCCAAAGAGTTTGAATTGTTTGCTTCTCAATCGAAGACTGAGCAGCTGGAAAGAGAAAAGCACTTTGCTTCACTTGAAAAATCGATGGAAGAACGAGAGAAGACCTTGGATGCACTTGAAAAATCGATACAAGAGCGCGAAAAGTCTTTGGATTCAGTCTCCCATGAACTGAAGATGAAAGAGGGGCAGCTTGAAGAGGAGGCTAAAGAGTTTGAAATGTTTGCTTCTCAAGTGAAGACTGAGCAGTTGGAAAGAGAAGAGCATTTTGCTTCACTTGAAAAATCGATGGAAGAACGAGAGAAGACAATGGATGCACTTGAAAAATCGATACAAGAGCGTGAAAAGTCTTTGGATTCAGTCTCATATGAACTGAAGATGAAAGAGGGGAAACTTGAAGAGGAGGCTAAAGAGTTTGAAATGTTTGCTTCTCAAGTGAAGACTGAGCAGttggaaaaagaaaagcattTTGCTTCAGTTGAAAAATCGATGGACGAACGAGGAAAGAACTTAGATGCACTTGAAAAATCGATACAAGAGCGCGAAAGGTATTTGGGTTTAGTTTCCCATGAACTGAAGATGAAAGAGGGGAAACTTGAAGAGAAGGCTAAGGAGTTTGAATTGTTTGCTTCTCAATCGAAGACTGAGCAGCTGGAAAAAGAAAAGCACTTTGCTTCACTTGAAAAATCGATGGAAGAACAAGAGAAGACCTTGGATGCACTTGAAAAATCGATACAAGGGCGCGAAAAGTCTTTGGATTCAGTCTCCCATGAACTGAAGATGAAAGAGGGGCAGCTTGAAGAGCAAGCCAAAGAGTTTAAACTGAAGCAAATTGCATTTGCTTCTCAAGTGAAGACTGAGATGTTGGAAAGAGAAGAGCATTTTGCTTCACTTGAAAAATCGAtccaagaaagagaaaagactTTGGATTCACTCAAGAAGTCGTTCCAAGAGAGCAAAGAGCATTTGGAGAGACAACTTGAAGAGCAGGGCAGAGAGCTTCAATCAAAGCAAAAATTATTCGATTCTCAGCAAGTAGAAAGAGAAAAGCAacatgatatatttgaaaagtcCTTGGGAGAACGCAAAAAGCAGTTCAATGTATTCCAAAAGTCGGTTCAGGAGCAGAAAGAGCATTTGGATTCACTCTCCCATAGACTCCAGATGAAAAATAGGCAACTTGAAAAGCAGGGCAAAGAGCTTGAATTGAAGCTAAAACAACATGAATCTCAAGTGAAGGCTGACCAGTTGGCACTTACACCCACtgctaataatatgattattccATTTATGAGTGATCAACCCAGCATCAGTACAGATGGTAGAAGCTTGCAGTTGTTAATCGATGAGAATTTAAACAAAGCTGAATTGGTGGGTGGCGAATTATCAGCTCTTTTAGATGCAGATGAGATTTTAAAGCTTCTTGGAATGATTTCTCAGCATAAGCAGACTATACAGTTATGTGACTTATGTCAGACACTTGGTTTTGAAGATAAAATCCCTG ATATTATTTGGAATCTCATTGAAAGAAAGCAACTGATTGAGGCTGTTAGATTTATCTGCACCTTCAAGCTAAATGACGAGTTTCCCCCAGCACCACTCTTGATAGAATTTGTGGAGGATGCAAAGAAGTGTTGCAGTGAAATGCTCAGTGAAGTGAAATCACATGATGAAAAG GAAAAGTTTGTGGACGACCGAATAGCTGATCTAAGAGCTGTGGTTCAATGCATTGAAGACCACGGCCTCGAGTCCCAATACCACTCAATCGACATTTTGATGGATATTCAAGGTCTTCAGAAACTAAAGGAGAATGGAAAGTTGGTGCTGTCTCTTCCGCCCAGTGTTGAAAAACAAGAGCAGAGAAAAGGGAGGAAACAAAGTTCCAGCAGTCTCCCCTCCACATCTCACACATATCAGCTGCGTAAAAGAACATAA
- the LOC133721763 gene encoding bifunctional 3-dehydroquinate dehydratase/shikimate dehydrogenase, chloroplastic-like: MGSLPFTTSDLHPSTGGFVSSPTLLCTPLMGTTVDQMLIEMHKAKEIGSDIVEIRLDCLRNFNPSSDLQILIKQSPLPTLVTYRPVWEGGQYEGDETKRQDALRSAMELGANYIDIELEVAHDFNNSIYEKKPDNFKVIVSSHNFHNTPSSEAIGNLVARIQATGADIVKIATTALDITDCARIFQITVHSQVPTIGIVMGERGLISRLLSPKFGGYLTYGALEAGAISAPGQPTARDLLDLYNFRLIRPDTKVYGIIGKPVGHSKSPLLFNAAFKSVGLNAVYVHFLVDDVEKFFNTYSSVDFSGCSCTIPHKEAALKCMDEIDSIAKKIGAINNIVRKPDGRLVAFNTDYIGSISGIEDGLRGLNGAIPAGKSPLAGKLFVVLGAGGAGKSLVYGAAQKGARVVCANRTYERAKELADKVGGKAMTLEEVENFHPEEGMILANTTSVGMKPNVDDTPISKQALKHYCLVFDAIYTPKETRLLREAKETGAEVVYGTEMLIRQGFEQYKNFTGLPAPEELFRELMEKHA, encoded by the exons ATGGGAAGCCTTCCG TTTACTACCTCTGATCTTCACCCAAGCACCGGCGGATTTGTGAGCAGCCCGACATTGCTATGTACACCCCTAATGGGAACCACAGTGGACCAAATGCTGATTGAGATGCACAAGGCTAAGGAAATTGGTTCTGATATTGTGGAGATCAGGCTTGACTGTTTGAGAAACTTTAACCCAAGTTCAGATCTTCAAATTCTTATCAAGCAGAGTCCTCTGCCTACTCTTGTCACTTACAG GCCAGTTTGGGAAGGCGGTCAATATGAAGGCGATGAAACCAAGCGACAGGATGCTCTTCGGTCAGCAATGGAATTGGGAGCTAACTATATTGATATTGAGCTTGAG GTTGCCCATGACTTCAACAATTCCATCTATGAAAAGAAGCCTGACAACTTCAAAGTCATTGTTTCTTCTCACAACTTTCACAACACTCCATCCTCCGAGGCAATCGGAAATCTTGTGGCTAGAATCCAAGCCACTGGAGCTGACATTGTGAAAATTGCAACTACTGCATTAGACATTACAGATTGTGCCAGAATTTTCCAGATTACCGTGCATTCACAG GTCCCAACAATAGGTATTGTTATGGGAGAGAGAGGTTTGATTTCACGACTACTTAGCCCCAAGTTTGGTGGATATCTTACCTATGGTGCACTAGAAGCCGGTGCTATATCAGCTCCTGGGCAACCAACTGCGAGAGACTTGCTGGATTTATACAACTTCCGACTCATTAGACCTGATACCAAAGTATATGGGATTATTGGGAAGCCTGTTGGTCACAGCAAGAGTCCTCTACTATTCAATGCAGCATTCAAGTCAGTTGGCCTTAATGCAGTTTATGTTCATTTTCTGGTGGATGATGTCGAGAAGTTTTTCAACACATATTCATCCGTTGATTTTTCGGGATGCAG TTGTACTATTCCACATAAGGAGGCAGCACTCAAATGCATGGATGAGATTGATTCCATTGCCAAG AAAATTGGAGCTATCAACAACATTGTCAGGAAGCCTGATGGGAGGTTAGTTGCTTTCAACACCGACTACATTGGCTCCATCAGTGGCATTGAGGACGGACTACGAG GTTTGAACGGCGCCATTCCTGCTGGTAAATCACCCCTGGCTGGAAAGTTGTTTGTGGTCTTGGGAGCCGGTGGTGCTGGCAAGTCACTTGTGTATGGTGCTGCACAGAAAGGAGCAAGAGTTGTATGTGCCAACCGAACATATG AAAGAGCTAAGGAGCTGGCTGACAAAGTTGGGGGAAAAGCTATGACTCTTGAAGAAGTTGAAAATTTCCACCCGGAAGAGGGAATGATTCTTGCCAACACTACATCTGTGGGAATGAAGCCTAATGTTGATGATACCCCTATCTCCAAG cAAGCTCTGAAACACTATTGCTTAGTTTTCGATGCTATCTATACACCCAAAGAGACTAGACTCCTCCGGGAAGCAAAAGagactggagcagaggttgtaTATGGGACAGAGATGTTGATCAGGCAAGGGTTTGAACAATACAAGAACTTCACTGGTTTGCCAG CACCTGAAGAATTGTTTAGGGAGCTCATGGAGAAGCATGCATAA